A single Thermosipho affectus DNA region contains:
- the flgM gene encoding flagellar biosynthesis anti-sigma factor FlgM has protein sequence MDIKKIGGYGYIQGIKREHIEKINREKFKQSDFSSALEIKKLLEDSKKLPEVREKLVLELKEAIKNGTFKIDAEKIAKSILGG, from the coding sequence ATGGATATCAAAAAAATAGGAGGATATGGATATATTCAAGGAATTAAAAGGGAACATATAGAAAAAATAAATAGAGAGAAGTTTAAACAATCAGATTTTTCCTCAGCACTTGAGATAAAAAAACTGTTAGAAGATTCAAAAAAATTACCAGAAGTAAGAGAAAAATTGGTTTTAGAATTAAAAGAAGCTATTAAAAACGGGACTTTTAAAATTGATGCCGAGAAAATTGCAAAATCTATTTTGGGAGGATAA
- the flgK gene encoding flagellar hook-associated protein FlgK, whose amino-acid sequence MPDISLFGALNTGLLGIYTSKLAMNVVSHNIANANTPGFSRQVPIIRTMPPIPATTLTQPSIPLQIGTGSKVKDIQRIRDKFLDIQYRQVNNKYNYWDSITSNLHFVEQLFAEPGDSGIRYLFDSMWSGMEEIITDPTNSAAKRELVSRAEEFVKNIKDLYLRLEQLREDLDFEITQRVDQINSMVERLADINSKVRLSMALKSTPNDLLDERDRILDDLSKLADIYYTEDASGQITLRIGDQIVLTGSDINKLRALERPYGKGFKEIFVRNSKVDIHDGSLKAAIDLRDKTIVKYMNRLDEFVLYLTDKFNLIHRDGFNKDGSVTGLDFFSQIETDNIENSVLFRLAGTKRVEGGPIKYISGMSNRNNVSDITTKQFIDQGSIVFFDGFTNVSAISVNAGDTIQDFINSVSASGLWFSFETAMHNSATYLLRMVGSTNLKDTLALDFNGNMFNTMGFDTKDVNIFVINQSDFNVENGNYKININGIEANLNITSGYTLNDLANDLNTNFSTEIKAFVHNNKLLILPTKNNEFNLNRIDLQDPDGLFTQANIHIETYKALDTSKETLDNILDRTDPFKITIGATEIEIDPTQLTLKDFVKKLNESGTGILFDITPHNKVVIRGTRSMNFKIDKTIKGPEELFVKLGFIDPDSDPTNDWNEKYIFLNPFDAPKTLREKFSKADTLFVDKIITNEPFRFVEKLKVNTTVSSNPETIAVDFGIIEDNTNWDAKVFNPTGQANTKIMEMLSSMRFEKILNDGRESFAEYLGGIVAEMGVEGETAMKMKNNTDIVMKDISNERERVKGVSLDEEMANMIKFQHAFNASARVMTAVDEMIGRVIDRLGVVGR is encoded by the coding sequence ATGCCAGATATTAGCCTTTTCGGTGCTTTAAATACAGGACTTTTGGGTATTTATACAAGCAAACTTGCAATGAATGTTGTATCACATAATATAGCAAATGCAAATACACCTGGATTTTCAAGACAGGTACCTATTATTCGTACAATGCCACCCATTCCCGCAACTACTTTAACACAACCGTCTATACCATTACAGATCGGAACAGGCTCAAAAGTAAAAGACATCCAAAGGATTAGGGATAAATTTTTGGATATTCAATATAGACAGGTAAATAACAAATACAACTATTGGGACTCGATAACTTCAAATTTACATTTTGTCGAACAACTCTTTGCAGAACCAGGTGATTCTGGAATAAGATATTTATTTGATTCAATGTGGTCAGGTATGGAGGAAATAATAACTGATCCAACTAATAGTGCTGCGAAACGGGAACTTGTAAGTAGAGCTGAAGAATTTGTCAAAAACATAAAAGATTTATACTTACGATTAGAACAACTCAGAGAAGACTTAGACTTTGAAATTACCCAAAGAGTTGATCAAATAAATTCTATGGTAGAAAGACTTGCCGATATAAATTCAAAAGTACGTCTATCAATGGCACTAAAATCCACTCCCAATGACCTGTTGGACGAAAGAGATAGGATATTAGATGACCTTTCAAAGCTTGCAGATATTTACTACACAGAAGATGCCTCAGGACAAATCACGTTGAGGATAGGAGATCAAATAGTCCTTACGGGAAGTGATATCAATAAATTAAGAGCACTTGAAAGGCCATATGGAAAGGGTTTTAAAGAAATATTTGTAAGAAATTCAAAAGTTGATATACACGATGGAAGTCTAAAAGCAGCTATAGATTTGAGGGATAAAACGATAGTAAAGTACATGAACAGATTAGATGAATTTGTACTATATCTAACCGACAAATTCAATCTAATCCATAGAGATGGGTTCAACAAAGACGGTAGTGTAACTGGTCTAGACTTTTTCTCACAAATAGAAACAGATAACATTGAAAATTCCGTTTTATTTAGATTAGCTGGTACCAAGAGAGTTGAAGGTGGACCAATAAAATATATTTCAGGTATGTCAAATAGAAATAATGTAAGTGATATAACCACAAAACAATTCATTGATCAAGGTTCCATAGTATTTTTTGACGGTTTTACAAATGTTAGTGCTATATCTGTAAATGCCGGAGACACAATCCAAGACTTTATAAATTCCGTTTCTGCTTCTGGACTTTGGTTTTCATTTGAAACTGCAATGCACAACAGTGCAACATATTTACTCAGAATGGTTGGAAGCACAAATCTAAAAGATACTTTGGCACTAGATTTTAACGGAAATATGTTCAATACAATGGGATTTGACACAAAAGATGTCAATATATTCGTAATAAATCAATCTGATTTTAACGTTGAAAATGGTAATTACAAAATAAATATCAACGGTATCGAAGCCAACTTAAACATTACTTCAGGTTACACATTAAATGACCTTGCAAATGATTTAAACACAAACTTTTCCACCGAAATAAAGGCCTTTGTACACAACAATAAACTTTTAATACTTCCAACTAAAAACAATGAATTTAACCTAAATAGAATAGATTTGCAAGACCCCGATGGACTGTTCACACAGGCAAATATTCACATTGAAACGTACAAGGCATTGGACACAAGTAAAGAAACACTTGATAACATATTAGACAGAACAGATCCATTTAAAATAACTATAGGAGCAACTGAAATAGAAATTGATCCAACACAACTAACTCTAAAAGACTTTGTGAAAAAACTAAATGAATCGGGAACAGGAATTCTCTTTGATATAACACCACACAACAAGGTAGTAATTAGGGGTACAAGATCAATGAACTTTAAAATAGACAAAACTATTAAAGGACCAGAAGAATTATTTGTAAAATTGGGATTTATAGATCCAGATAGCGATCCTACAAATGATTGGAACGAAAAATATATATTTCTAAATCCTTTCGATGCTCCAAAAACACTTAGAGAGAAGTTTTCAAAGGCAGACACACTCTTTGTGGACAAAATAATAACAAATGAACCTTTTAGATTTGTGGAAAAACTAAAAGTGAATACAACTGTTTCTTCCAACCCTGAAACTATAGCCGTTGACTTTGGAATCATAGAAGATAATACAAATTGGGACGCAAAAGTATTCAATCCAACAGGTCAGGCAAATACCAAAATAATGGAAATGCTTTCTTCAATGAGATTTGAAAAAATACTAAACGATGGTCGAGAGAGTTTTGCAGAATATCTTGGGGGTATAGTTGCCGAAATGGGTGTGGAAGGTGAGACTGCAATGAAAATGAAAAACAATACAGATATAGTAATGAAAGACATAAGCAATGAACGTGAAAGGGTAAAAGGTGTCTCATTAGATGAAGAAATGGCAAATATGATTAAGTTTCAACATGCTTTTAACGCATCTGCTCGTGTTATGACAGCAGTAGATGAAATGATAGGTAGAGTGATTGACAGACTCGGTGTTGTAGGAAGATAG